In Ureibacillus thermophilus, the genomic stretch CCCTTGGATTTGGCTCCACACCGCTTAACTCAAAAACATTTAAATCGAGTTCCTTCAAAATCGAAATCACTTCATCATAAATGCCATTTCTTTTAATGCTGCCGCCGCCATAAACAAACAGAATATTTCTCCCATATCTTGGCAGCTCTTTTTTTAAATTGCGTATTTCTCCCTTCCCAAAATACAATCGAACCGGATTTTTAAATGTAAAAGAATTCACTCGACCTCGCCCCATTTCCTAAAATAACTATATTCTAAAAATAACGAGGTTGGGACAAATCTAAAAAAACATTATTTTTCCAAAGGAGAAAATGATGTTTTTTGATTTGTTATTAAAATTGATTTCCGTTCCGGGGACGCTTTCCGCGAGCCCGGCTCGAGCTTCCTCTGAGTCATTCCTTCGCTCCTCGTGGTCTCGAGAGGGCTCGTCGCAGGAGTCGCCCCGTCACTTCAATCAATTTTTCGTTCTATCAATTTTTTATCAAAACTCTTTTAACTGCCCCTTTACCCAGCCTCGTTATTAAACGAAGAAGCATCTTCTAATAATGATTTAACTGTTACACCCAGCCGCGGAATCGGCAAGCTTCAGCTGTACGGCGGACGCCGACCATATATGCAGCAAGGCGCATATCGATATTTCGGCTTTGGGCAGTTTGATAAACATTCTCGAAAGCGTTGATCATTCTTTCCCGCAATTTTTCTTTAACTTCTTGCGCAGACCAATAGTAGCCTTGATTATTTTGAACCCACTCAAAGTATGAAACCGTTACACCGCCTGCAGAAGCCAGCACATCTGGAACCAATAATATGCCGCGCTCTGTCAAGATTTTTGTTGCTTCAACTGTTGTTGGGCCATTAGCTGCTTCCACTACAATTTTTGCTTTAATATTCGGCGCATTTTCTGCCGTAATTTGGTTTTCAATTGCCGCTGGAACTAAAATGTCGCAGTCGAGCTCCAACAATTCTTTGTTCGAAATTGTATTTTCAAATAACGTAGTCACTGTACCAAAGCTGTCTCTACGGTCGAGCAAGTAATCGATATCTAAACCGTCCGGATCATATAAAGCACCGTAAGCATCGGATATTCCAATAACTTTCGCCCCTAAGTCGCTCATGAATTTAGCTAGGAATCCTCCAGCATTTCCGAAACCTTGGATGACTACGCGGGCATCTTGAATATTAATGCCGCATTTTTTCGCCGCCTCTTGAATGACAATGGTTACCCCTTCTGCCGTTGCGCGGTCGCGGCCTTGCGAACCGCCTAAAACAATCGGTTTTCCTGTTATAAACCCTGGAGAGTTGAATTCATCTATCCGGCTGTACTCATCCATCATCCAAGCCATTATTTGGGCATTTGTAAATACATCTGGCGCTGGGATATCCTTCGTCGGACCAACAATTTGGCTAATCGCACGAACATAGCCGCGGCTTAAACGCTCAAGTTCACCCATGGACATTTGTCTAGGGTCGCAAACGATGCCACCTTTTCCTCCGCCATAAGGCAAATCAACAATGCCGCATTTTAATGTCATCCACATGGAAAGCGCTTTCACTTCATCTTCAGTTACATCCGGATGAAAACGAATTCCTCCCTTTGTCGGCCCTACAGCATCGGAGTGTTGGGCGCGGTAGCCAGTAAACACTTTTGTCGTGCCGTCATCCATTTTCACAGGAATGCGCACTTTTAGCATTCGAATCGGCTCTTTCAGTAATTCATACATCGCTTCATCATAACCGAGCCTAAATAATGCCTCTTTTATCACTTCTTGAGTGGAAGTAAGAAGATTTGCATTTTCAGCCATACATACTCGCCTCTTTTTACTCAATTATTTTTTTAAGCATACCTTACTTTTTATATTAACATATTTGTCACAAAATATGTTAATGGGTAATTCCCATTTTAGTGGTGTCATCCTTAGGTGCAACCATTTTTCATATGAGCCTCATTTATTAATTTATTTACCCTATTTTTCATTTAGAATACATTAAGGCTGGGACATAAACAAAAAATTATAGGGGCAGCTGAAAGAGTTTTGATAAAGTGACGGGGCGAGTTCCTGTCGCGCACGCTTAGTCGCAAAGCAAAGCTTTCCTGCGACGAGCCCTCTCGAGACCACGAGGAGCGAAGAAATGACTCAGAGGAAGCTCGATCCGGGCCCGCGGAAAGCGTCCCCGGAACGGAAATCAATTTTAATAACAAATCAAAAAAACATCATTTTCCCTTTGGAGAAAATGATGTTTTTTTGATTTGTTCAAACCTCTTTTTTATTACAATGTTTCAGAGATAGTTTTTGCTTGCATGTGCAGCAGTAAATAGTCAGGACCGCCAGCTTTCGAGTCTGTACCGGACATATTGAATCCTCCAAATGGCTGATATCCGACAATGGCCCCTGTGCATCCCCGGTTAAAGTAAAGGTTGCCCACATGGAAATCTTCTGCTGCTTTTTGTAAATGGAAGCGATTATTTGAAATTACAGCACCTGTTAATCCATAAACTGTATTGTTTGCAATTTCGATCGCTTCATCAAAGTCTTTCGCTTTAGTGATGGCAAGTACAGGGCCGAAAATTTCTTCTTGCATAATGCGCGCATTCGGATCCACATCCGCAAATACAGTTGGGTGGATGAAATATCCTTTTGAATCATCGTACTTGCCGCCAGCCACTAAACGGCCTTCTTTTCTACCGATTTCAATGTATTCCGTAATTTTTTTGAACGCTCCTGCATCAATAACTGGGTTTACATAAGTTTCCGGATTTGCAGGATCTCCAACAACCAGTTCATTTACCAGTTCCGCAACCCGTTCTACTACTTTATTGTAAGCCTCATCGCCTACGATAATCGCACGGGAGCAAGCAGAACATTTTTGACCGCTGAAACCGAAGGCGCTTGCAACAATGGATTGAGCTGCCAATTCCAAATCAGCATTTTCCGCATCATCTACAACAATAGCGTCTTTTCCGCCCATTTCCGCAATGACGCGTTTAATCCAAATTTGTCCTTCATGAATAACTGCAGCACGTTCGTTAATACGAACTCCTACATCGCGGGAACCTGTAAAGCTGATAAAGCGTGTGCGAGGGTGATCCACTAAATAATCCCCTACTTCTGCACCTGAAACCGGAATATAGTTAACTACTCCTGGCGGCATTCCTGCCTCTTCAAGAATTTCCATAAATTTATATGCAATGACCGGTGTGGCTGAAGCTGGTTTTAAAAGCACTGTATTGCCAGTCACCATCGCTGCCACAGTCGTTCCCACCATGATGGCAAATGGGAAGTTCCAAGGGGAAATCACAACGCCCACACCCAATGGAATATATACATATTTGTTAATTGTTCCTGGATCTTCTTCCATCGGTTTCCCTTTTGCAATCTCCAACATTTGGCGTCCATAATATTCTAAGAAATCGATGCCTTCTGCAACATCCGCATCCGCTTGCACCCAAGGTTTTCCGGCTTCTTTTGTCAACCAAGCAGAAAGTTCAAATTTGCGGCGGCGAACGATGGCTGCTGCTTTAAACAAAATCTCTGCCCGAATTACCGGATCAACTTTTTTCCATGTATTAAAAGTTTTATCAGCTACTTGCATTGCTTTTTCTGCAATTTCTTTATTTGCTTTTGAAACTCTGCCTACAACTTCCGTTTTATTGGCTGGATTATATGAAATGATTTTATCTTCTGTTGTAATTCTTTCTCCCCCAACAATTAAAGGATAATCTTTGCCTAATTCGCTTTCTACTTTCTTTAACGCTTCAAAATACTGGTGACGATTTTCTTCAATTGAAAAATCTGTTAGTGGCTCATGTTTGTAGGGAATCATTCTTAACTCCTCCTTTAAGTAATAAGTGCAAAAAATATTTGCACTCACTTTTGTTTAGTATATAATAATAATGCAAAAAATAATTGCGTTTTTCAATATATATAACAGAATCTTAAAAATTTTTTGAGGTGTTACGGATGTCTTTCAATAAGGATCAGCTGTTCAAACTGTATGAATTTGCTGTTGAAAATGTTTCCGTTGGTATTCATGCAGTTGATGCTGAAGGACGGACAGTGCTATACAATCAAAAAATGAAGGAAATTGAAGGTTTTGACGTCGACGATATTTCAGATCGTTCCATTTTAGAACTCTTTGCTTTCCGTTCTAATGACAGTGCATTGATGCGTGTTCTAAAAACAGGCATTAAAGAAATGAACGTCAAACAAACCTATTGGAATAAATACGGACATGAGATTACAACTATTAATGATACATACCCGATTTTCGATGGCGAAAATCTAATTGGCGCCATCGAATTTGCCCGGGACATTACGTCCTTGGAAAAATTAATTTATCAGCCGCTGCGCAGATATGGGGAACCTTTAACCTTCGATGTCATCACCGCCATTTCGGAACCAATGCAAATCGTGAAGGAAAATGCCAAAAAGGCTGCCCACGCCCGCATTCCAGTGCTTTTAATAGGAGAGCCTGGAACCGGAAAAGATTTAATAGCAGAGGGAATCCATCACGAGCTGAATCCGAAAAACGATGAATATGTCACGCTTTTCAGCAGAAGACCTAATCAAATCGAAAGGCTAAAAACCTATCTGAAACAAGAAAAAACTTATACCTTTTTCTTCGAGCGGCTGGAATTTTATTCCCTTGAGGAACAAAAAGAATTGCTGGACATTTTAAAAAGTCTTCCCCCAGAAAAGCATATGGTGATAGGAAGCGTTGGAGGAGACCCAATTGATTTAATCAGCAGCCATCAATTGTTGAAAGATTTATATTATTATTTTGCATCCATGAGCATTTCTATACCTGCATTGCGGGCTAGAAAGGAAGATATCAGGCCATTTGTGGACGACTATTTTTCAAGGCATCGGGAACGGTTCAATTCCAATATTCGAGGTTTGTCGGAAGATGTATTGGAGATGTTTCTAGAGTACGATTGGCCTGGAAATCTGAAAGAACTGGAATTATTATTAGATGAAATCTCCTCAATGATTACCAATGAAAAATATGTCACTTATGAAATGTTGCCGCTTCATTTCCGATTTAAACTGCAGCAGCAAAATGAAAAAATAAAAAAACCTGATTTTTTTCTTCTTCAGCCGAACAAAGAATTGCTGCCGTTAAACGAATATTTAAAAGAAGCGGAAAAATATTATTTACATCATGCCTTAAAAATGAATGATGGAAACATTACCAAAACAGCCCAAGCTTTAGGCATGACAAGACAAAACTTGCAATATCGATTAAGAAAATGGAAGTAATAAAAAGGGTGTGTGAAAAAAACATTTTGAGAAGCTCCTTTTGCGGCTGTCGCACACGCTTAAACGCAAATATTGCACGAAGAGGAGCGTTTTGTGACCACCGCAGGGCAAAGAACTTCACTATATAGAAATGGGGCTGTCCTGAAAGTTTTACACTTTCTGGACAGCCCCTTTCTTACCTCTAGTCAAGTGTTTTTTATTAAATAATTTGGTTCACATAGATTTTATTTTGGAAGGAAGGGGTACCCCTTCCTTCCAAAATAAATTTCTCCTGGACCAACTGGACCGACTGGACCTCAAGGTACTCCTGGACCAACTGGACCGACTGGACCTCAAGGTACTCCTGGACCAACTGGACCGACTGGACCTCAAGGTGCTCCTGGACCAACTGGACCGACTGGACCTCAAGGTGCTCCTGGACCAACTGGACCGACTGGACCTCAAGGTACTCCTGGACCAACTGGACCGACTGGACCTCAAGGTACTCCTGGACCGACTGGACCGACTGGACCTCAAGGTACTCCTGGACCAACTGGACCGACTGGACCAAACTTTGCAGTTGAAGGATTCTCAGCAACTAGAACAGCAGCTAGTGTATCCACAGGTACTCAGCTTGGCAACTGGAGTGTAGCTGCACCATTCTATAATACAACTTCCTTTAACCCTACTACTGGTGTCTTTACAGTTCCATCTACTGGTAGATACGCTATCTCAGCAACGATTAGCTATAGTACAACCGCAACTTTAACAGGAGTCTTTGGTGGCGACCCGGCGTTTGTAGTACACAATATTACTACCAACCAAGATTTAATTGTAGGACTATTCCCAATTATGAACATTGAACTTGCATTAGGTGTCGGTTTAAGAGCTATTCTTGGTAATGGAACAGTCACAATAACAGGAGAAGTCGAACTTAATGAAAATGATGAAATCGCCCTATTCTATGTAAATGATGGATTAACTATCAGCATAAACCTTGGCGGTGCTGATGCTCCAATCGTTTGGTCCATCCACAGAATCGCTTAAGCCTTTCCAAATAAAACTGCAAATTCACTTGAATCTTTCAAGTGATCTGCAGTTTTTCTTTTTAGTTTCATCATTTGTCATGCGATTTCAACAATCGTTAATGAAATCGCTGAAAATAGGCACAAATCTAACTTCAATTCAATACACTAGAGGTTGTATGAGAGTACATTACACCACTTTGTTTAGTGATTTTTTAAGGAGGGCATCCCGATGTCATTACCTACCATTCCTGATATCACCCCCGAAATCTCGTTGGATTGCTGCAAAACTATCAATTTATTGCTATCTTCTATTGCAATGGAGGAAATCGGACTTTCACACATTTTGAATGCCGAAGCAGAAAAACTTCAAACATTTTTAAAAAAATATCCTTGTAATTTCCACGGTTATTTAAAAATCAATGAAAGCGTCAATAAAACTTTACGGACTGTTGTGAAATCGCAAATATTGCTTCAATTCAAACTTGAAGATGTAATGGAACTTAGCCAACAATCCCATTGCCACCATCCACCAAAACCGCATAAATGCTGCGAAGATAAGAAAGATTGCAAAGATGACGATCCATTCGATTCATCCTTATGCTACTGTCCAAACAAAAAGAAAAAAGATTGCCAGTGTCCGAAATGTAGAGCCAAGGAAAAAATCTGAACATGAAGCTCAATTCATTATTCGAGGGGGGGGAACAATGCAAAAACAGGAACAGCTAAAATTAGCGCAGGGTTCACTTAACTTTTCGTCATTCATCCATTCTTTTGCTCAATTCTTAATAACCTATTTTGAACGCCATCAAATGAAGGACATTCCAAAAGAAGAACTTCTAAAATGCGAGATGCAAGTGACACAGTCATTATTGCTAATTGAAAAAATGCATATGCTGCTATATTTATATTTTTCGACCCTTCGTTCTTATTATTCGTCCGAAGAAATCACCCCATTTAATAATGGAGAAATCTTAGAAGTTTTTATGCAAATGAAAAATTTAATCATCCAGCATCCTTTTCAGCTGGAAGAACATCGCATCATCTCCGAAAAAACCATAACTCAAATTTTGAGCTATTATATTGCAGAAACGACGCAGGAAATCAGTCATAAGGATGAATTGACGATTGTGACATTTACTTTGTCACCCTTACCTCCTCCTTGGCTTGCTCATCAATTGTAAATATCTAAAAAAGGAAGTGTCAGTTTGTCTTCCTCTTCCATCTCATTATGTATGATTGTTAAAAATGAAGAAGATTTTATCGAACGCTGTTTAAAAAGTGTTTATGGAATCGTTCAAGAAATAATTATTGTTGATACGGGATCGACGGACCGAACATCGGAAATTTGCAAAAAATATGGTGCTGATGTTTATTCCTATTCATGGAACAACCAATTTGCCGATGCCCGAAATTTCGGAATTGCTAAGGCAAAAGGCGATTGGATTTTATGGCTTGATGCTGATGAGAAGTTGGACCGCTCTCATGAAGACTTATTGATAAAAGCGATCCAAAATCCAACTGCAACGATGTATTACTTGCCGGTGATTAATTATTACGGAAAATCTTTTCCGGTCGATAAAGAAAAATCCTTTATCTATTATCAACCCCGTTTATTCCAAAATCATAAAGGCATACAATTTTATAATCGCATTCATGAAACTCCCCTTTTTCCGGATGTTAATGACTCCAACTATACAACAGATTATTTAGAAATCCCTATTCATCATTATGGATATATTGAAGAATTAATAGCCAAGCGGAAAAAAGCGGATCGGAATTTACAGCTAATTGAAGAGGAGTATAAAAATCCAGAGCATAGTCCTTGGATTGAGTACCATTTAGCCTATGAATATTATCGAAGAGGGGATTATCAAAAGGCTTTTGATTATTTAAATGAATCCATTTTCCGTTTTTTGCTTAACAGCATTAAGCCTCCTTCCATCCTTTATCGATTAAAATATGGGATTCTCATCGATACAAATAGCCTTGACAATGCTTTAGAAGGCATCGAAAAAGCCATTGTTTTATACCCTGATTACGTGGATTTGCATTTTATAAAAGGATACATCCTCTTTCAGAAAAAAAAGGTTGAAGAAGCGCTGGATTCCTTTGAAAAATGCCTTGAACTTGGCGAGCATAACCCCAAATACTTAATCTTAAGAGGAACCGGAAGTTTTATGGCGGAAAAATATAAAAAATTATGCTTAGAAAATATTCAAAAATAACAGAGGCTGGGACAAATCTAAAAAAACATCATTTTCTCCAAGGAGAAAATGATGTTTTTTTGATATGTTATTAAAATTGATTTCCGTTCCGGGGACGCTTTCCGCGGGCCCGGCTCGAGCCTCCTCGGAGATCATTACTTCGCTCCTGCGGTGTCTCGAGACACGGGCTGTTCCCGCAGGAGTCGCCCCGTCACTCCAATCAATTTTTCGTTATATCAATTTTTTATCAAAACTCTTTCAACTGCCCCTTTAATTTTTTGTTTATGTCCCAGCTTTTTTTTTATGCTCCGACATATTTTTCGAAAAATTTTTCATTATAAAGAACTGCCGAATCATGTGGACGGTATTCTTTTGCCTTTTTATTACATTCAATGGCCAGCTCTTTCTCCCCTTTATGCCAGTAGCAAACGCAAAGCTGCAAGTATGGATACCAAGTTACATATGCCGTTTGCACAAATCCCGTGATTTTTGAAGTATCTACCATTATGGCTAATTGATACCACATGATGGCTTAATCATATAATTTTCTTTCGAGATATAAATCACCCATCCGGCAAGAAGCTTCCGGCCGTGGCACATCATATTGTATTGTACGAACAAGCGCTTCGATTTCTTTTTCTAAGTTTCCTAAACTTTTACAACAGGCTGCCATGTTGATGCAAGCACGTATTTTGTCTTCCACCCAGCCATCTTCCCGGCTTAAAAATTTTTCATATACTTCGATGGCTTTTTCATACTGGCCGTGATCCTTTAATTCATTGCCATAGTAAAACCAATCTCTTGCTGTGAATTCTTCGCCATTCTCTAAACGTTTTTCATAGATTCACAGATTGCGGTCGGTGCGGTTTTCCTTTTTCACTTTCCGATGGGTAACAGCAATATCCGATTGAAGAATCCGCCCACCAACTTCCAAATATTCATGGACTGCGCCTTTCCATACAAAGTTTTTCTCTCTTTTTACCAATCGGAATCTTCTATAGCTGAAAGTAGGTTGATTGTACTTATCAAAAGCCGCATGATAAAGCATTGATACAGCATCCACATCAGGGGTCAATTGTTTCTTCAGCTTTTTAAACTTTTCACGGTCTTCTTCTAAAAGAACATCATCTGCATCCATCCAGAAAATATAGTCTTTTGTCACTTTCTGAAAAGCGTAATTTCTTAGCGCAGAAAAATCGTCTATCCACTGAAAATCAAAGACTTTATCGGTATACTTCTTTGCAATCTCCTTTGTACGGTCGTGCGAGCCTGTATCAACAATAATAATCTCGTCTACTATATCTTTAATACTGTCTAAACAACGTTCTAGAATCTTTTCCTCATCTTTTACGATCATGCATAAGCTGATTGTAACCATGCATCAACCTCCATGATACAGAAATCATATTAGTATATGAATCTACAAAAATCTGTGAGCGCGCAGTTTTCCAAATAGAAAAAGGACTAGCCAAAATAAGCTAAGTCCCTTTAAATTATATAATTTCACTTTCTCGTATTCCCTTGCTTTTCAACAACTCTTGCCCATGCCAGCAAAAATATTAGCTGATGACAATCCACCCTTGACAGCTGCCGAAGATTCCCTCACGCAAATCATTTTATCATTTTTTGAATGAGCTCCCGATTGCGTTGATAAAAAAGTTCATTATGGGAAGATACCATTCCATAGGCATCGGCGCCAGGTTGAATATATAATTTCGCTCTATTCACTGCTTTAATGGCATCCGGAAAAGTTCCTGCAAGCAAATGGACTTTTCCTTCATAATCCACCGCATCCCCAACAGCATAAAGACCAGGTACATTGGTTTCACAATGTTCATTTCCTTTAATATAATAGTCATTTTTAAATTCAACTTTTAAAGGGCTATTTTCAAATAAGGATTTTTCCCTTACATAGCCATGGTTCACAACCACTTCATCCACCGATAAATATGTGACTTCCCCTGTTTGATTATTAGTTATTTCCACTTGCTTAATGGCTGTGCCCTCTTCGTTTGGAATTAATTTCGTAATCTCTGTATAGAAAAGGCATGCTACAGAGCTGTTCAGCAATTGTGAAACTTGTGCTTCGTGGGCATTTAACTCCTCTTTACGATAGGTTAAGTATACTTTTTTTGCTATCGGCTCCAATTCGTTGCACCAATCAACAGCTGTATGACCGCCGCCTGAGACGAGCACCACTTTATCTTTAAATTTTTTCAATGATTTAATGGTGTAATTTAAATTCGAACTATAAAAATGGGATGCCCCTTCCACTTCAAGTTTTTGAGGCGTTATGATGCCGCCGCCGATTGCCAAAATGACGGTTTTAGAAAAGTGCTTTTGTCCACGATCCGTTTTTAATTCAAAGATTCCTTCAGCATTTTTCGCGATTTCCGTTACCTTTTCTCCCAAGACAACGGTCGGATCAAAGGTCATAGCCTGCTCGACCATCTGCTGAATTAATTGTTCTCCGGTCACAGGAGTTAACGCACCTACATCCCAAATTAATTTTTCTGGATAAACATTGACCTTCCCGCCTAAATGATTTTGAGATTCAATGATTTTCGTTTTCATTTCCCTCAAGCCACTATAAAAGGCAGAAAACAATCCGCTAGGCCCACCTCCTATAATGGTAACATCATATATATCATTCATTTTCATGTAAAATCCTCCCAACCGCAAACCTATGATGATAATGATTATCAATTTCATACTGAATTTTATCATAATTGGACTATTTATGAAATATTTTTTATTGATAGATTACCTCTCACAATAAACCTTGCTTAATTCAAAAATAAAAAAGCTGAACCCTCAAAGATTCAGCAATTATTCTTTCCGTTTTTCCCTTTTTTTTCTAAATAGTTTGCTTTATGGAATAAATCTTTCATTAAAGCGGCTGCTCCAGCAACCAATATTCCTTGCAAGACTGCTTCTACTATCAATCCATAATTTCCAATACAGAATACAATGCCTAAAACTACTTGTACCCATGGAGTCACCCATGGAGGAACTTTCGGTGTTCGATTTAAAAACAACCCTATTAAATAAAGCACCGGAATCACTACAACGGATTCAGGATATATATAGTTTTCTAATATAAAAAAATCCATTTTTCATCCCTCTTTGTATGGAAAATTAAAGTAAAATCTTTATAGAATTCCTCTTAATAGTTTATGTTCAGGTAAACAAAATGGTTCAAAGTAGATTTATTTATTCTCTTTTTGAATTGAACTAGAAAAATTTTTGTATATTTTTAATCCTATTTATCATATAAAGCATGCGATTCTTTAAGAGAAAAGCAATTATTTGACACGATCATCCGATTAAGAAACAAGCGCTATTGTTTAGCAAAGAAGAATGCTTCAATTCTTATTAAACTAGTATAATTTATCAAAACAGTTATTTACTTAAAATTATGAATTTTTCGTTTTTTAATAATACCGCTTATTAATTTAATGGTATAATATTTATATACTACTAATATTAGAGGCGTTTTACATGAGAGGCTGACTATTTTCTGGTACAAATAAACCTTGTCAACTAATTGAAAAGGAAGATCCGAAAGCGATTCCTGGTCATGTAGTCCTTGAGGTGAGAGCTGCCGGTCTTTGCCACTCAGATGTTGCTGCTTTGCAAGATTCAGGTTGGATGCCGCTGTTTCCAAACGGCCCTGTCATTATGGGGCATGAATTCGCAGGAGTCGTAATTGAAGTGGGTGAAGGCGTTGAAGATCTTAAAGTTGGAGATCTGGTTGGGGTAAACCCAAAGGATCGAGGAACAAAAATTACTGCCGGCTACAACTATGATGGCGGATATGCAGAAAAAGTTGAAAATTCCGGAAGGCGTTTCATTAGTTGAAGGCGCTGCTGCACCAGATGCAGGTATTACCGCTTATCGTGCATTATTTACAATCGGACAAGCTAAAGAAGGCACAAAAGTAGGAATTATCGGAGTTGGAGGGCTTGGACAATTTGATCTGCAATTGGCCTTAATTAAAGGCTGTGAAGTATATCCAACAGACATTTCCCCTGATGCAAAACAATTAGCAAAAGAACTCGGCGCACACAAAGTTTATGATTCAATTCTTGATATGAAAGAAGCAAATTGTGATGTCATTGTTGATTTTGCAGGCTTTGGACAAATAACTGCTGATGCCCTAGAAGCAATAAGACCTCAAGGAACGGTGGTCGTTGTCGGCATGGGGAAATTAGAAGCCAATATCAACACATACTTAATGATTACGAAAGAAATTAAGCTTCTAGGAAGCAATGGCGGTACAGTAGAAGATTTAAAAGGCGTATAGGATTAA encodes the following:
- a CDS encoding Glu/Leu/Phe/Val family dehydrogenase, whose protein sequence is MAENANLLTSTQEVIKEALFRLGYDEAMYELLKEPIRMLKVRIPVKMDDGTTKVFTGYRAQHSDAVGPTKGGIRFHPDVTEDEVKALSMWMTLKCGIVDLPYGGGKGGIVCDPRQMSMGELERLSRGYVRAISQIVGPTKDIPAPDVFTNAQIMAWMMDEYSRIDEFNSPGFITGKPIVLGGSQGRDRATAEGVTIVIQEAAKKCGINIQDARVVIQGFGNAGGFLAKFMSDLGAKVIGISDAYGALYDPDGLDIDYLLDRRDSFGTVTTLFENTISNKELLELDCDILVPAAIENQITAENAPNIKAKIVVEAANGPTTVEATKILTERGILLVPDVLASAGGVTVSYFEWVQNNQGYYWSAQEVKEKLRERMINAFENVYQTAQSRNIDMRLAAYMVGVRRTAEACRFRGWV
- the pruA gene encoding L-glutamate gamma-semialdehyde dehydrogenase encodes the protein MIPYKHEPLTDFSIEENRHQYFEALKKVESELGKDYPLIVGGERITTEDKIISYNPANKTEVVGRVSKANKEIAEKAMQVADKTFNTWKKVDPVIRAEILFKAAAIVRRRKFELSAWLTKEAGKPWVQADADVAEGIDFLEYYGRQMLEIAKGKPMEEDPGTINKYVYIPLGVGVVISPWNFPFAIMVGTTVAAMVTGNTVLLKPASATPVIAYKFMEILEEAGMPPGVVNYIPVSGAEVGDYLVDHPRTRFISFTGSRDVGVRINERAAVIHEGQIWIKRVIAEMGGKDAIVVDDAENADLELAAQSIVASAFGFSGQKCSACSRAIIVGDEAYNKVVERVAELVNELVVGDPANPETYVNPVIDAGAFKKITEYIEIGRKEGRLVAGGKYDDSKGYFIHPTVFADVDPNARIMQEEIFGPVLAITKAKDFDEAIEIANNTVYGLTGAVISNNRFHLQKAAEDFHVGNLYFNRGCTGAIVGYQPFGGFNMSGTDSKAGGPDYLLLHMQAKTISETL
- a CDS encoding helix-turn-helix domain-containing protein translates to MSFNKDQLFKLYEFAVENVSVGIHAVDAEGRTVLYNQKMKEIEGFDVDDISDRSILELFAFRSNDSALMRVLKTGIKEMNVKQTYWNKYGHEITTINDTYPIFDGENLIGAIEFARDITSLEKLIYQPLRRYGEPLTFDVITAISEPMQIVKENAKKAAHARIPVLLIGEPGTGKDLIAEGIHHELNPKNDEYVTLFSRRPNQIERLKTYLKQEKTYTFFFERLEFYSLEEQKELLDILKSLPPEKHMVIGSVGGDPIDLISSHQLLKDLYYYFASMSISIPALRARKEDIRPFVDDYFSRHRERFNSNIRGLSEDVLEMFLEYDWPGNLKELELLLDEISSMITNEKYVTYEMLPLHFRFKLQQQNEKIKKPDFFLLQPNKELLPLNEYLKEAEKYYLHHALKMNDGNITKTAQALGMTRQNLQYRLRKWK
- a CDS encoding glycosyltransferase family 2 protein gives rise to the protein MSSSSISLCMIVKNEEDFIERCLKSVYGIVQEIIIVDTGSTDRTSEICKKYGADVYSYSWNNQFADARNFGIAKAKGDWILWLDADEKLDRSHEDLLIKAIQNPTATMYYLPVINYYGKSFPVDKEKSFIYYQPRLFQNHKGIQFYNRIHETPLFPDVNDSNYTTDYLEIPIHHYGYIEELIAKRKKADRNLQLIEEEYKNPEHSPWIEYHLAYEYYRRGDYQKAFDYLNESIFRFLLNSIKPPSILYRLKYGILIDTNSLDNALEGIEKAIVLYPDYVDLHFIKGYILFQKKKVEEALDSFEKCLELGEHNPKYLILRGTGSFMAEKYKKLCLENIQK
- a CDS encoding NAD(P)/FAD-dependent oxidoreductase, giving the protein MKMNDIYDVTIIGGGPSGLFSAFYSGLREMKTKIIESQNHLGGKVNVYPEKLIWDVGALTPVTGEQLIQQMVEQAMTFDPTVVLGEKVTEIAKNAEGIFELKTDRGQKHFSKTVILAIGGGIITPQKLEVEGASHFYSSNLNYTIKSLKKFKDKVVLVSGGGHTAVDWCNELEPIAKKVYLTYRKEELNAHEAQVSQLLNSSVACLFYTEITKLIPNEEGTAIKQVEITNNQTGEVTYLSVDEVVVNHGYVREKSLFENSPLKVEFKNDYYIKGNEHCETNVPGLYAVGDAVDYEGKVHLLAGTFPDAIKAVNRAKLYIQPGADAYGMVSSHNELFYQRNRELIQKMIK
- a CDS encoding phage holin family protein, yielding MDFFILENYIYPESVVVIPVLYLIGLFLNRTPKVPPWVTPWVQVVLGIVFCIGNYGLIVEAVLQGILVAGAAALMKDLFHKANYLEKKGKNGKNNC
- a CDS encoding alcohol dehydrogenase catalytic domain-containing protein gives rise to the protein MRAAGLCHSDVAALQDSGWMPLFPNGPVIMGHEFAGVVIEVGEGVEDLKVGDLVGVNPKDRGTKITAGYNYDGGYAEKVENSGRRFIS
- a CDS encoding zinc-binding dehydrogenase — translated: MQKKLKIPEGVSLVEGAAAPDAGITAYRALFTIGQAKEGTKVGIIGVGGLGQFDLQLALIKGCEVYPTDISPDAKQLAKELGAHKVYDSILDMKEANCDVIVDFAGFGQITADALEAIRPQGTVVVVGMGKLEANINTYLMITKEIKLLGSNGGTVEDLKGV